The following coding sequences are from one Purpureocillium takamizusanense chromosome 14, complete sequence window:
- a CDS encoding uncharacterized protein (COG:S~EggNog:ENOG503P3B4) produces MPTSRPITSFKCLTFDCYGTLVDWEGGIYKALSPLLQQLPASHPLRHDRAAVLKAFVRTEGTVQRARPDALYSAVLSDAYGRLAAELGVQADAQEQDAFGQGVGDWPAYPDTVAALQQLKRHYKLVILSNVDRDSFARTLSRQLPGVDFDAVYTAQEIGSYKPDLRNFAYLIRRCGEDLGVGREDIVHTAQALHHDHVPAKESGLVSAWIDRGVEIKSVMGGDIEDYRDKVDLSWHFRSMGEMADAVKKAAAAQVE; encoded by the coding sequence aTGCCGACATCACGACCAATCACCTCCTTCAAGTGCCTCACATTCGACTGCTACGGCACGCTCGTCGACTGGGAGGGCGGCATCTACAAGGccctctcccctctcctgcagcagctcccagCCTCCCACCCCCTGCGGcacgaccgcgccgccgtgctcaaGGCCTTCGTGCGCACCGAGGGCACCGtccagcgcgcccgccccgacgccCTGTACTCGGCCGTCCTGAGCGACGCGtacggccgcctcgccgcggagCTCGGCGTCCAGGCCGACGCGCAGGAGCAGGACGCCTTCGGCCAAGGCGTCGGCGACTGGCCCGCGTACCCAGacaccgtcgcggcgctgcaacAGCTCAAGCGGCACTACAAGCTCGTGATCCTATCCAACGTGGACCGCGACTCCTTCGCGCGGACGCTCAGCCGGCAGCTCCCCGGCGTGGACTTTGACGCCGTGTACACGGCGCAGGAGATCGGGTCGTACAAGCCCGACCTACGCAACTTTGCGTACCTGATCAGGCGTTGCGGGGAGGACCTGGGCGTCGGAAGGGAGGACATTGTGCAcacggcgcaggcgctgcaCCACGACCACGTCCCCGCCAAGGAGTCGGGGCTCGTCAGCGCGTGGATCGATCGCGGGGTGGAGATCAAGAGCGTCATGGGAGGGGACATTGAGGACTACAGGGACAAGGTGGATCTTTCGTGGCATTTCCGCAGCATGGGCGAGATGGCCGACGCGGTGAAAaaagctgctgcggcgcaagTTGAATAA
- a CDS encoding uncharacterized protein (EggNog:ENOG503Q4NJ~TransMembrane:1 (n8-18c22/23o689-710i)~SECRETED:SignalP(1-20~SECRETED:cutsite=ANA-VA~SECRETED:prob=0.3004)) codes for MRTTSMYAAAALAFAASANAVAQQADRPRIYYPRQIRREFVNSTVTETSPISTPSALPKTTAGESSSRRDLVSDIISDILDKDKSSSKSSSSSSDNSNVKTVVIESTVVVPPPPVGTGGTSSPTILPTERTTPTTKTKPTGTTDTIGATETTETADPKKTGTTTETVDPKKPEKPTETTMTSKTPATKSQTGSSTESSDTDTAIVIAPTGVISSTKATTSSTFQTSSTFEKTAVETTPLANSTLTASSEPAKTTSTDGGILKPIETLVSSVLNPSPVNSTVVPTETSKAVPSATETSTTQTPIIVVPPVTSIIGTGPTTTSSPSGSVTEPIGNNTSTNIPSITSVPTSVTNSLPTLSSTATGDIPVGNSTTGTATPTATGTAPGTITTGTTTTGTGTSLPTGIPVTNGTSTDVPTSAPTDTKTASVPATTTAINNSTVAISTSVPPSTVVTPTNIPTTTELPSTTVQGVTSIRPTATLTNTDNWLPTSIVAEPTTATLSTPTQTPTGPSSTGLPTGIPAVISPKDGKKDVPAGTKEIQIGFLHALNYEFVASNTLAAAQIFAYLPKALAGAGGFAVDRVQVSRLVPLDTRRQQNYITTIAKINYPETLVSALQGDIINPNSALYHTGDDTVRNLTALIDSRIDIYGNFHGDDGGPVPTGDPGSGKKNENNAFDNNDSGGQSPKQMGTTVGITMGALACSVMYGAAMFIVARRYKRKRQGHRRTSSVTNSQDSSEMRYTGAGSPALMGGALLSRDMSNYGGAAGGRDSHGSGRSGAGNSGRTANISAPVAAENSLGWN; via the coding sequence ATGCGCACGACCTCAATGTATGCGGctgcggccttggcctttgccgcgTCGGCAAATGCTgtcgcccagcaggccgacCGTCCTCGCATCTACTACCCTCGCCAGATCAGGCGAGAGTTTGTCAACTCGACGGTTACCGAGACGAGCCCCATATCCACGCCGAGCGCTCTTCCtaagacgacggcgggcgagtcATCCTCGAGAAGGGACCTCGTTAGCGACATCATCTCGGACATTCTAGACAAGGATAAATCCTCGTCTaagtcctcctcgtcgtcttctgaCAACAGCAACGTGAAGACGGTCGTAATCGAGAGCACCGTCGTTgtccctccgcctccggTGGGAACTGGCGGAACCTCTAGTCCCACCATTCTGCCTACGGAGAGgaccacgccgacgacgaagacgaagcccACTGGAACGACGGACACGATAGgcgcgacggagacgacggagacggcggatccgaagaagacggggacgacgacggagacggtGGATCCGAAGAAGCCGGAGAAaccgacggagacgacgatgacctcGAAGACTCCGGCGACCAAGTCGCAGACAGGGTCGTCCACCGAATCCTCCGACACCGATAcggccatcgtcatcgccccCACAGGCGTCATTTCCAGCACCAAGGCCACGACCTCGAGTACCTTTCAGACCTCGAGTACCTTTGAGAAgaccgccgtcgagacgacGCCTCTCGCCAACAGCACCTTGACTGCTTCTTCGGAGCCCGCGAAAACGACCTCGACCGATGGCGGCATCCTCAAACCAATCGAGACCCTTGTTAGCTCGGTACTGAACCCGAGCCCCGTCAATTCGACCGTCGTGCCCACGGAGACGTCCAAGGCAGTTCCCTCGGCCACTGaaacgtcgacgacgcagacaCCGATCATTGTCGTCCCGCCCGTGACTTCGATCATTGGCACCGGTCCGACAACCACTTCATCCCCGAGCGGCAGCGTGACCGAACCCATTGGCAACAATACGTCAACCAACATCCCCTCCATTACCAGCGTTCCAACATCCGTCACGAATAGCTTGCCTACCTTGAGTTCGACGGCCACGGGTGACATCCCCGTTGGCAACTCGACCACGGGCACCGCCACCCCCACGGCGACTGGTACGGCGCCTGGTACCATCACCACTGGTACCACCACTACCGGGACTGGCACGAGCCTGCCAACAGGTATCCCCGTCACGAATGGTACGAGCACTGATGTTCCAACGTCGGCCCCCACCGACACCAAGACTGCTTCAGTGCCGGCGACTACGACTGCCATCAACAACTCGACTGTGGCCATCTCGACATCTGTGCCGCCTTCTACTGTTGTGACCCCGACAAACATCCCGACGACCACTGAACTCccatcgacgacggtgcAGGGCGTCACCAGCATCCGCCCTACGGCAACGCTCACCAACACGGATAACTGGCTCCCGACGTCGATTGTTGCCGAGCCCACGACCGCAACCTTGTCCACGCCGACCCAGACGCCGACTGGGCCCAGCTCCACGGGTCTTCCCACGGGCATCCCTGCTGTCATTTCTCCCAAAGACGGCAAAAAGGATGTGCCTGCAGGCACAAAAGAGATCCAGATTGGGTTCCTTCATGCCCTCAACTATGAATTCGTTGCCAGCAACACTCTAGCCGCGGCCCAAATCTTCGCCTACCTCCCCAAGGCCTtggctggagctggtggcTTTGCTGTTGATAGGGTTCAGGTGTCCAGGCTTGTCCCATTGGACACGAGGAGGCAGCAAAACTACATCACCACCATTGCCAAGATCAATTACCCGGAGACCCTGGTCAGTGCACTGCAAGGGGATATCATCAACCCCAACTCGGCGCTGTACCATACTGGGGACGATACCGTCCGTAACCTCACGGCTCTCATCGACAGCCGGATTGACATCTATGGCAACTtccatggcgatgatggcggcccaGTGCCCACTGGAGACCCCGGCAGTGGCAAGAAGAACGAGAACAATGCCttcgacaacaacgacagcggcggccagtCGCCCAAGCAGATGGGCACGACGGTTGGCATCACAATGGGCGCTCTTGCGTGCAGCGTCATGTATGGTGCTGCCATGTTCATTGTTGCGCGTCGCTACAAGCGCAAGCGTCagggccaccgccgcaccAGCTCTGTCACCAACAGCCAAGACTCGTCCGAGATGCGGTAcacgggcgccggcagccCCGCGCTTATGGGCGGCGCTCTGCTCAGCAGAGACATGTCCAACTatggaggcgccgccggtggccgcgacagccacggcagcgggcgcagcggcgcTGGTAACTCGGGCCGGACAGCCAACATCTCAGCCCCTGTGGCCGCTGAGAACTCTCTGGGCTGGAACTGA
- a CDS encoding uncharacterized protein (EggNog:ENOG503NWJD~COG:T~COG:Z), with protein sequence MAPPTAATTTTTATISSTAAAACEGRRPGEVVRMDTTKGPEEEQEEEEMECQLASLSRGPNPLTGIPTFPSFQEHRRHIVVHMAAVFRNWARNGYTEGISGHISVRDPEFPGLIWMNPIGRHFALLNGSDMLCLRISDGEVVGGNRTRPANNPGYYIHSEIHKARPHDIHAVCHAHTIAGRAWAAFGRPLDMITQDICDVYGEALAVDGEYGGIVTAEQEGRQIARALGRRGKAAVLLNHGLISVGHTVDEASFLFGLVDRSCEIQLRVEAACAGGNPALRKRIIPRELAEANFRMAGEKNWLYEEAQPDIQYEIEMAGEVIRAGLDDIGVDV encoded by the exons ATGGCTCccccgaccgccgccaccactacTACGACGGCGACTATTAGcagcactgctgctgcggcgtgcgaaggccgccgtccgggtgaggtggtgaggatGGACACGACGAAGgggccggaggaggagcaggaggaggaggagatggagtGCCAGCTGGCGAGCCTTAGTCGGGGGCCGAACCCTCTCACCG GAATCCCCACGTTCCCGTCCTTCCAGGAGCACCGCAGGCACATCGTCGTGCAcatggcggccgtcttcCGCAACTGGGCGCGCAACGGCTACACCGAGGGCATCTCGGGCCACATCAGCGTGCGCGACCCCGAGTTCCCGGGGCTCATCTGGATGAACCCCATCGGCAGGCACTTTGCCCTCTTGAACGGCAGCGACATGCTGTGTCTGCGCatcagcgacggcgaggtcgttgGTGGTAATAGG ACTCGACCGGCCAACAACCCGGGCTATTACATCCACTCGGAGATCCACAAGGCGCGGCCCCACGACATCCACGCCGTGTGCCACGCGCACACCATcgcggggcgggcgtgggcggcgttCGGCCGGCCGCTGGACATGATCACGCAGGACATATGCGACGTGTACggggaggcgctggccgtggacggcgagTACGGGGGCATCGTGACGGCGGAGCAGGAGGGGCGGCAGATCGCGCGGGCGCTGGGTCggcgcggcaaggcggcggttCTGCTCAACCACGGGCTCATCAGCGTGGGGCAcacggtcgacgaggcgagctTCCTCTTCGGGCTCGTGGATAGGAGCTGCGAGATCcagctgcgcgtcgaggcggcgtgcGCGGGGGGGAACCCGGCCCTGAGGAAGAGGATCATCCCGCGCGAGCTGGCGGAGGCGAACTTTAGGATGGCGGGGGAGAAGAACTGGCTCTACGAGGAGGCGCAGCCGGATATCCAGTATGAGATTGAGATGGCGGGGGAGGTCATACGGGCTGGGCTCGATGACATTGGGGTGGATGTGTGA
- a CDS encoding uncharacterized protein (COG:S~EggNog:ENOG503P1EW) has protein sequence MPLDQGVPPPFPSGFAAATIESAKEKKKQKQQQPAVRPAPGTSQLDVLAQAYKPEFYETVARIMALRQKYVEDRVIFVESREMQSLLLGLGARPEDFPRMQVVSNRLYHDPTLPFRRSRNGRFLIDFDSNSLRRLEFQPFTLTAEEDFKRHDSGQLRRFDEVQNELQLNSAFQALFAFKAMVLHGVATIHRPRLAYGANRWVCTLFNLRTVTTPDLVGEPALEGVHSDGVDHTMTTYLGSSNMAPNSAATFMHDMDETTGVQLDDVSPHHILARVQHRNFLDTLMIVDHERKHSLSPVYAVDETKEATRDMLIFFTRKPVDKTHVSGSIDSLRPHRDMPMEIPLFVPGSR, from the coding sequence ATGCCCCTCGACCAAGGGGTACCACCGCCCTTTCCTTCGGGGTTCGCCGCGGCGACCATCGAGTCagccaaggagaagaagaagcaaaagcagcagcagcccgccgtccGACCGGCTCCGGGGACGAGTCAGCTGGACGTCCTGGCCCAGGCCTACAAGCCCGAGTTCTACGAGACCGTCGCCAGGATCATGGCCCTGCGGCAAAAGTACGTCGAGGACcgcgtcatcttcgtcgagAGCAGGGAGATGcagtcgctgctgctcggcctcggggcCCGGCCCGAGGACTTCCCCCGGATGCAAGTCGTAAGCAACCGGCTGTACCACGACCCGACGCTCCCCTTTCGACGGAGCAGGAACGGCCGCTTCCTCATCGACTTCGACTCCAACTCGCTCCGGCGGCTCGAGTTCCAGCCCTTTACGctcacggccgaggaggacttCAAGCGGCACGACTCggggcagctgcggcggttCGACGAGGTGCAAAacgagctgcagctcaaCTCGGCGTTCCAGGCCCTCTTCGCCTTCAAGGCCATGGTCCTGCACGGGGTGGCCACCATCCACCGGCCCAGGCTCGCGTACGGGGCCAACCGGTGGGTGTGCACGCTCTTCAACCTGCGCACCGTCACGACGCCGGACCTCGTGGGCGAGCcggccctcgagggcgtccactcggacggcgtcgaccacACCATGACGACGTACCTGGGGAGCAGCAACATGGCGCCcaacagcgccgccaccttcatgcacgacatggacgagacgacgggcgtccagctcgacgacgtgtCGCCGCACCAcatcctcgcccgcgtccagcaCAGGAACTTCCTCGACACCCTCATGATTGTCGACCACGAGCGCAAGCACAGCCTCTCGCCCGTgtacgccgtcgacgagaccAAGGAGGCGACGCGCGACATGCTCATCTTCTTCACGCGGAAACCCGTCGACAAGACGCACGTCTCCGGGTCCATCGACTCGCTGCGCCCGCACCGGGACATGCCCATGGAAATCCCCCTCTTCGTCCCCGGATCTCGCTGA
- the GAD2_2 gene encoding Glutamate decarboxylase (COG:E~EggNog:ENOG503NVBV), whose translation MPASDHGHDAEPLHGFPNGNGHPKSNKPPLRRAEETQELLDAVRDLIIPYIKAADDAASAKATGLPESHVNGRPRNTLVEPYPPQELLRRLGFSLPSDQGLGKEGLVDVVRDVLRYSVNTWDQGFMDKLTASTNAVGVVSEMVLGVLNTNVHVYHVSPALTIIEKTTAKALASCFGFDGPHAGGVTCQGGSASNLTSLAIARSALYPDTKLHGGAAHRFAVFTSAHGHFSVEKAAVTCGMGASSVVSVPVDGLGRMMPEALRTLVLDARAGGMTPLYVNATAGTTVMGAYDPVRALRRVCDEFGMWLHVDGSWGGSVCFSRRHRHRLDGCGLADSLTVNPQKMLNVPMTCSFLLTGDLRRFHAANSLRAGYLFHDDDESEEEVWDLADLTLQCGRRADSLKLALAWVYYGPAGFERGVDHAFDMAGRLTDLVAASPDFELISMDPPSCLQVCFYYAPGGAVSEASEENSRRTRAMVEKMLLRGFMFDFAPGPRGHFFRVVVNCQTLAGTVDGLFKALGEVGEEVVA comes from the coding sequence ATGCCTGCCTCTGATCATGGGCATGATGCCGAGCCGCTCCACGGCTTCCCCAACGGCAATGGCCATCCGAAGAGCAACAAACCCCCACTGCGTCGCGCAGAGGAAACGCAAGAACTCCTTGACGCCGTAAGAGACCTCATCATCCCATACATCAAGGccgcagacgacgccgcctcggccaaggCGACTGGCCTTCCGGAGAGTCATGTAAACGGCCGGCCGCGCAACACCCTCGTGGAGCCGTACCCGCCGCAGGAGCTGTTGCGGCGCCTTGGGTTCTCGCTCCCGTCGGACCAAGGGCTGGGAAAGGAGGgactcgtcgacgtggtccGGGATGTGCTGCGGTACAGCGTCAACACCTGGGACCAGGGCTTCATGGACAAGCTGACGGCCAGCACCAACGCCGTGGGGGTGGTGTCGGAGATGGTGCTCGGGGTGCTCAACACTAACGTCCACGTCTACcacgtctcgcccgccctgaCCATCATAGAGAAGACCACGGCCAAGGCTCTGGCGTCGTGCTTTGGCTTCGACGGGCCGCACGCCGGGGGCGTCACCTGCCAGGGGGGCAGCGCGTCCAACCTGACGTCCCTGGCCATCGCCCGCAGCGCGCTGTACCCGGACACGAAgctgcatggcggcgcggcgcatcggttcgccgtcttcaccaGCGCGCACGGGCACTTTTCCGtcgagaaggcggccgtgACGTGCGGCATGGGCGCGTCGAGCGTCGTGAGCGTGCCGGTCGACGGGCTGGGCCGCATGATGCCCGAGGCCCTGCGGAcgctcgtgctcgacgcccgcgccggcggcatgacGCCCCTGTACGTCaacgcgacggcggggacgaCCGTCATGGGCGCGTACGACCCGGTGCGCGCCCTCCGGCGGGTGTGTGACGAGTTCGGCATGTGGCTGCACGTCGACGGCTCGTGGGGCGGCTCGGTGTGCTTCTCGCGCAGGCACCGGCACAGACTCGACGGCTGTGGGCTCGCCGACTCGCTGACGGTGAATCCGCAGAAGATGCTCAATGTGCCCATGACGTGCTCGTTTCTCCTGACGGGCGACCTGCGCCGCTTCCACGCCGCCAACTCGCTCCGCGCGGGGTACCTCttccacgacgacgacgagagcgaggaggaggtctGGGACTTGGCCGACCTGACGCTGCAGTGCGGCAGGCGCGCCGACAGCCTGAAGCTCGCCCTCGCGTGGGTGTACTACGGGCCCGCGGGCTTCGAGAGGGGCGTCGACCACGCCTTCGACATGGCGGGCCGGCTGACGGatctggtggcggcgtcgcccgactTTGAGCTCATATCGATGGACCCGCCGTCGTGTCTTCAGGTGTGCTTCTACTACGCCCCGGGGGGAGCGGTGTCGGAAGCGAGCGAGGAGAACTCGAGACGCACGAGGGCCATGGTGGAAAAGATGCTCCTGCGGGGCTTCATGTTTGACTTTGCTCCGGGACCCAGGGGTCACTTCTtccgtgtcgtcgtcaactGCCAGACGCTggccggcaccgtcgacgggctgTTCAAGGCCTTGGGGGAGGTCGGAGAGGAAGTCGTCGCGTGA